Part of the Paenibacillus kyungheensis genome, TCGATCAGAAATTGACGAATCTCACCTGCTAAATCGGCTAATTGCTCTGTTGTTAGATCTTTAAGATCACTTGGTTGATGAATCTGTGGAAGCAGCACACCATTTCCCCGCTTTCCTTGTTGAATGCTTATCTACATCCAATTGGTTTTAAAATTATAATGTTTACCTTGCCTAACTTTTCATCTATCTTTTATATTATTATTCACTATATCACAACATTCCATTTTTTTCGAAAATGCCTAAATGGATGTACCTGAATAATGAATGTCTATCCTATATACGTATAGACGAACAAAAATGATCATACCTTGCGATTAATGATCTCTTTTCATCAAATAATCTGCAATTTCGGCTAGTCGTTGTGAATCTGCTAGATTAGCTTCTGCTAATGCTTGCTTCGCACTTTCCGTTAAGCGTTCTACCTCAGCTTGAGAAGCTTCGAGTCCGATAAAGTAAGGATACGTCACTTTTTGAGCTTTAATATCGCTTTGTGTCTTTTTACCCAGTAATGCCTCGTCTCCAATCACATCCAGAATATCATCCTGAATTTGAAACGCTAGACCAAGGTCAGAACCGAAGCGTCGCAAGGCATCCAGCTGTTCTTCAGTTGCCCCGGCTGTACGTGCGCCAGCAGTCAAAGAGAACATAAATAGATCGGCTGTTTTGTGCAAATGAATATATTCCAGTTGAGCAATTTCGGTCATCCCTTGCTCGCCTTCCATATCAGCCACCTGACCGCCTACCATCCCGCGCGGTCCTGCATATTCAGACATATCGCTGATAATCGCTAATACCGCTTCAGCAGGCACACCGGCTTTGGCTGCTTCGGTTACGGTGTAGAACGCTTGCGTTAACAGCGCATCCCCAGCTAAAATCGCCATCGCTTCTCCGTATACTTTATGATTCGTCAATTTACCACGACGATAATCGTCATTATCCATTGCTGGTAGATCATCATGCACAAGTGAATACGTATGCACCATTTCTACAGCACAAGCTACAGGAAGAGCTGCTTGACGGCTTCCGCCCAAAGCTTCAGCGGCGGCAATCACGAATAATGGACGCAGTCTTTTGCCACCTGCCATTAACGAATATTGCATCGATTCTTGTAGATTGACTGGTACACTCCACTCAATCGGTAAAACAAATTTCAGTTGATCGCCCACATAAGTAGCAATCTCTTGCATATATGTTTGTAGATCCGGACGATTAGTCAATACTGCCACCGCTTTCTGATGCATCAAACGGCTTTTTGCGCAGTTCGCCATCTTCCTCTACGATCATTTCGATTTTGCGTTCTACTTGCTCTAACTTCGAACCGCAGACTTGAGACAATTTCATTCCTTGTTGAAAAAGGTCGATTGCTTTTTCCAATGGAACATCTCCATTTTCCAGTTCGGAGACGATTTCTTCCAGACGATCCATTGCTTCTTCGAAGTTTAACTCTTTTTCTTTTTCAGCTTTTGCCATCGGTTGCCGCCTCCTTGATCTCTGTCACCTGACAATTCAATTGTCCATCTTCTACATTGACGATAATAGAATCGCCTTGTTGCACCTGCTGTACGGATTTGACCAATTGTTCTTGTTCGTCATACACCAGACTGTACCCTCTAGCCATCACTTTAAGCGGACTAAGCGCATCTAATTGCTTCATACCGAAGCCTAACTTTTGTTGCTTTTGCCGTAAAATACTGCTCATACGAAGTTCCAGTTGTTGACGTGCTACGTCTGTACGACGACGAGCATAAATCAATTGTTCTTGCGGATTATGACGAGCTAAGCGCTGGTTGAATCGTCCCAGACGATCACGCTGAATATGAGCACGACGCTGTAGACTGCTACTTAACCGTCTTTCTAACATATCTAATCTCGTCATATGTTGAACCAAATGACGTTGCGGATGTAACAACACAGGTGCACGACGTAGACGTTCTAATCGTTCACGTTGACGCTGAGATAGACGTAACAGCCCTTGCTTGAGTTGTCTACGCCGTTGTTCTACTTGAGCGCGTAATTCATTGATATTCGGTACAGCTAGCTCTGCCGCCGCTGTAGGCGTTGCAGCACGAAGATCGGCTACAAAGTCAGCAATCGTAAAGTCAGTCTCATGACCGACCGCAGAAATAATAGGAATCGTTGAAGAAGCGATAGCACGTGCCACGATTTCTTCATTGAACGCCCATAATTCTTCCAGTGATCCACCACCACGACCGACAATCAATACATCTGCTTCTTGCATACGATTGAAATTTTGGATCGCTTTGACGACAGAAGCTCCTGCCCCTTTTCCTTGCACCAGTACAGGGTAGACTTCAATCTTAACGATCGGATATCGTCTACGAATCGTTGTTAAAATATCTCGCACTGCTGCTCCTGTACCGGAAGTAATCACACCGATCACTTTGGGATACAGAGGTAATGGACGCTTACGTGTAGAATCAAAAAGCCCTTCATGCTCCAACTTCTGCTTGAGCTGTTCATAGGCAAGATATAGACTTCCTATGCCATCCGGTTGCATTTGCGTCACATAAAATTGATACTGTCCGTCCCTTTCAAATACAGAGATATTGCCTTTTGCCATCACTCTAGCGCCTTCTTTAGGTATAAAAGGAAGACGCTGATTGTGAGAAGCAAACATAATCGTTTTGATACGACTGCTTTCATCTTTTAACGTAAAATACATATGTCCACTGGAATGATGGGTGAAATTCGAAATTTCACCGCGTAACCATACCTCGGACAACAATGGATCGGATTCCATTTTCATCCGAATATATTTGTTTATTTCTTTGATTGAATAGACTTTTTGCTGCTGCATACCATCAGCCGCCTTCCTTACTTCAAGCCGTGAGCACGTTTCGCAGCGACCAGAGTGTTCTGCATTAACATCGTAATCGTCATTGGGCCTACACCGCCGGGTACAGGAGTAATTGGACCGGATACTTGCTTCGCACTTTCAAAATCAACATCGCCTGCAAGCTTACCGTTATCCAGACGATTTACCCCTACATCGATAACGACAGCACCGGGCTTGATATAGCTAGCATCGACAAAGTTAGCTTTTCCGATCGCTACTACCAGAATATCTGCTTGTTTGGCTAATTCTTTCATATTGCTTGTCCGGGAGTGACACATCGTTACTGTTGCATTTTCACGTTGTAATAGTAGAGATACCGGTTTACCTACAATGTTACTGCGTCCAATGACTACAGCATGTTTACCCGAAATCTCAACGCCTGCACGCTTGATTAATTCAATTACGCCCGCAGGTGTACAAGGCAATAGGCTATCGTCACCAATAACCAGATTTCCTACGCTGATCGGGTGAAAACCATCGACATCTTTTTCTGGAGAAATCGCATTGATAATTGCTTTTTCTTCAATCTGCTCTGGCAATGGAAGCTGTACTAAAATGCCGTTAATATTTTCTTGCTTATTCAATCGATCGACCATCGCTAACAATTCTTCTTGCGAAGTTGTAGATGGTAGACGGTGTACTTCAGAGTAATAGCCAAGATCATGACAAGCTTTTTCTTTATGGCGCACATATACTTGTGAAGCAGGGTCTTCCCCTACCAGTACAACAGCGAGCCCTGGTTGGAAACCTGTTGTTTTCAATTGTTCCATTTCTTGACGGATACCTTCACGAATGTCTTCTGCTATTTGTTTACCATTGATAATTGTTGCTGTCATGATAATCGCTCCTTTACCTGTTCGGAAAATTAAGTTTTATCGTTCAACTGCTTGACGTTTATCGTTGATGTCTGATGATCTTTTACTCTAAAAAATGATTATTCTGCTTCTGTACGTGCTTCTTTTAATTTATCCAGATCTTGAATCATTTTACCCAGTACACCGTTAACGAATTTACCGGATTCTTCTGTACCAAAATGCTTGGACAATTCGATCGCTTCATTGACAGCGACTTTGGCAGGTACATCATTATGGAATACCATTTCATAGACGGCTTGACGCAAAATCTGGCTGTCTACACGAGATAGACGGCTGATCTGCCAGCCTTTCAAATACTCTTCCAATAGGTGATCGATCGCTTCTTTGTTCGTAAATGTACCGTTTACGATATCAAGTACATATGCTTTTAATTTGGCTTCATCACGAATTTCAACTTCAGATTCGTTTTCTTGTGCTGCTTCTTCCAGCAACATTTCGATCGCTTCTTCTGCTTTTACATCGTTCATTTCCATTTGATACAGACTTTGTACAACGATCTCACGTGCTAATCTTCTTTTCATTCTTGGGTTCCTCCCGGTATGGATAAGCAGCTATATCTACATTCAGCCTACTATCCTGTGTACCTTATTATTTTCAATTCATTTATTGTACTCACGACAACCTATTCGCATCTATCGATCTTTCAAGTTCATATCTTCTAGCATACCAAAAAACCTGT contains:
- a CDS encoding polyprenyl synthetase family protein: MTNRPDLQTYMQEIATYVGDQLKFVLPIEWSVPVNLQESMQYSLMAGGKRLRPLFVIAAAEALGGSRQAALPVACAVEMVHTYSLVHDDLPAMDNDDYRRGKLTNHKVYGEAMAILAGDALLTQAFYTVTEAAKAGVPAEAVLAIISDMSEYAGPRGMVGGQVADMEGEQGMTEIAQLEYIHLHKTADLFMFSLTAGARTAGATEEQLDALRRFGSDLGLAFQIQDDILDVIGDEALLGKKTQSDIKAQKVTYPYFIGLEASQAEVERLTESAKQALAEANLADSQRLAEIADYLMKRDH
- the xseB gene encoding exodeoxyribonuclease VII small subunit produces the protein MAKAEKEKELNFEEAMDRLEEIVSELENGDVPLEKAIDLFQQGMKLSQVCGSKLEQVERKIEMIVEEDGELRKKPFDASESGGSID
- the xseA gene encoding exodeoxyribonuclease VII large subunit — encoded protein: MQQQKVYSIKEINKYIRMKMESDPLLSEVWLRGEISNFTHHSSGHMYFTLKDESSRIKTIMFASHNQRLPFIPKEGARVMAKGNISVFERDGQYQFYVTQMQPDGIGSLYLAYEQLKQKLEHEGLFDSTRKRPLPLYPKVIGVITSGTGAAVRDILTTIRRRYPIVKIEVYPVLVQGKGAGASVVKAIQNFNRMQEADVLIVGRGGGSLEELWAFNEEIVARAIASSTIPIISAVGHETDFTIADFVADLRAATPTAAAELAVPNINELRAQVEQRRRQLKQGLLRLSQRQRERLERLRRAPVLLHPQRHLVQHMTRLDMLERRLSSSLQRRAHIQRDRLGRFNQRLARHNPQEQLIYARRRTDVARQQLELRMSSILRQKQQKLGFGMKQLDALSPLKVMARGYSLVYDEQEQLVKSVQQVQQGDSIIVNVEDGQLNCQVTEIKEAATDGKS
- the folD gene encoding bifunctional methylenetetrahydrofolate dehydrogenase/methenyltetrahydrofolate cyclohydrolase FolD, with the protein product MTATIINGKQIAEDIREGIRQEMEQLKTTGFQPGLAVVLVGEDPASQVYVRHKEKACHDLGYYSEVHRLPSTTSQEELLAMVDRLNKQENINGILVQLPLPEQIEEKAIINAISPEKDVDGFHPISVGNLVIGDDSLLPCTPAGVIELIKRAGVEISGKHAVVIGRSNIVGKPVSLLLQRENATVTMCHSRTSNMKELAKQADILVVAIGKANFVDASYIKPGAVVIDVGVNRLDNGKLAGDVDFESAKQVSGPITPVPGGVGPMTITMLMQNTLVAAKRAHGLK
- the nusB gene encoding transcription antitermination factor NusB, which gives rise to MKRRLAREIVVQSLYQMEMNDVKAEEAIEMLLEEAAQENESEVEIRDEAKLKAYVLDIVNGTFTNKEAIDHLLEEYLKGWQISRLSRVDSQILRQAVYEMVFHNDVPAKVAVNEAIELSKHFGTEESGKFVNGVLGKMIQDLDKLKEARTEAE